A region from the Halomonas piscis genome encodes:
- a CDS encoding NUDIX domain-containing protein — MTSISDESPLSASALSKPSFTGEDVDIASREVIQQGFFHVEALTLRHRLFEGGWSDTVRRELHCRHGAVGVLLYDVALDSLVFVEQFRVGAVDDPASPWKLELVAGLKDRDESEEDVVRREAMEEAGCEVQELTRLHRYYPSPGACNERVTLYAALVDAAHLGGVHGAEDEHEDIRVHVVPFADAWELMEAGRLDNAMTLIGMHWLAGRRASLRALPEHARRFGATTAQ; from the coding sequence ATGACATCCATATCCGACGAATCGCCACTGTCCGCCAGCGCGCTATCGAAGCCGTCGTTTACCGGCGAGGACGTCGATATCGCCTCGCGCGAGGTGATCCAGCAGGGCTTTTTCCACGTGGAGGCGCTGACCCTGCGCCACCGCCTGTTCGAGGGCGGCTGGAGCGACACCGTGCGCCGGGAGCTGCACTGCCGCCACGGCGCGGTGGGCGTGCTGCTTTACGACGTGGCGCTGGATTCGCTGGTGTTTGTCGAGCAGTTTCGCGTCGGCGCGGTGGATGACCCCGCATCGCCGTGGAAGCTGGAGCTGGTGGCGGGGCTCAAGGACCGCGACGAAAGCGAGGAAGACGTGGTGCGCCGGGAGGCCATGGAGGAGGCCGGCTGCGAGGTTCAGGAGCTGACCCGGCTGCACCGTTATTACCCCAGCCCCGGCGCCTGCAACGAGCGGGTGACGCTTTACGCCGCGCTGGTGGACGCCGCTCACCTGGGCGGCGTGCACGGAGCGGAAGACGAGCACGAGGACATCCGCGTGCATGTGGTACCCTTCGCCGATGCTTGGGAACTCATGGAGGCGGGGCGACTCGATAACGCCATGACGTTGATTGGCATGCACTGGCTTGCCGGCAGGCGCGCTTCGCTGCGCGCCCTTCCCGAGCACGCGCGCCGCTTCGGCGCGACGACCGCGCAATAA
- a CDS encoding DUF1249 domain-containing protein, with protein sequence MARSAYVTDLKTLQGECSANYLRLLRLVGDMEQGQQREIGLGDAPDDAEVENHFALRLHVRQNAPYTTLVEVSQTGPLDRVVERPRMRVHLYHDVRMAEVIDFQRERHFSGRYRYPNPRMHQPDEKLQLNRFLGEWLAHGLAHGRSAFVAETP encoded by the coding sequence ATGGCACGAAGCGCCTACGTTACCGATCTGAAAACGCTGCAGGGCGAATGCAGCGCCAACTATCTGCGTCTTCTGCGCCTGGTCGGCGACATGGAGCAGGGGCAGCAGCGCGAGATCGGTCTGGGCGACGCACCCGACGACGCCGAGGTGGAGAACCATTTTGCGCTGCGCCTGCACGTGCGGCAAAACGCGCCTTACACCACCCTGGTGGAAGTCAGTCAGACCGGCCCGCTGGACCGCGTGGTCGAGCGTCCGCGGATGCGCGTGCATCTGTATCACGACGTGCGCATGGCCGAAGTGATCGATTTTCAGCGCGAGCGCCACTTCAGCGGACGCTACCGCTACCCCAACCCGCGCATGCACCAGCCCGATGAAAAGCTCCAGCTGAACCGCTTTCTGGGCGAGTGGCTGGCTCACGGCCTGGCCCACGGGCGCAGTGCTTTTGTGGCCGAAACGCCGTAA
- a CDS encoding metallophosphoesterase: MKLIQITDTHLHADPAAHSRTGVPMAQLEAVVAAVIDERPDAVIVTGDISQDETPASYAAAARLFDTLPCPWYWLPGNHDRLDLMAAERELVDAVDLGAWRMLLLNTRVPGKPQGALGKEKLAALAAYLADDSRPALVAMHHPPVAVGADWMDAIGLEDRDAFWRTLSHYPQVQAVLFGHAHQAWARTVACAGHSVEVYGCPAAADQFLPRAVHFAVDAEASPGYRVMTLGEGELETRLERVAVAKASA, from the coding sequence ATGAAGCTGATCCAGATTACCGATACCCACCTGCACGCCGACCCCGCCGCGCATTCGCGCACCGGTGTGCCCATGGCCCAGCTGGAAGCGGTGGTTGCCGCGGTGATCGACGAGCGCCCGGACGCGGTGATCGTCACCGGCGACATCAGCCAGGACGAGACGCCTGCCTCCTACGCCGCCGCCGCGCGGCTGTTTGATACGCTGCCGTGTCCCTGGTACTGGCTGCCCGGCAACCACGACCGGCTGGACCTGATGGCTGCCGAGCGCGAGCTGGTCGACGCCGTGGACCTTGGCGCCTGGCGCATGCTGCTGCTCAACACCCGAGTGCCGGGCAAGCCCCAGGGGGCGCTGGGAAAGGAAAAGCTCGCCGCGCTGGCGGCCTACCTGGCCGACGACAGCCGCCCGGCGCTGGTCGCCATGCACCATCCGCCGGTGGCGGTAGGCGCTGACTGGATGGACGCCATCGGCCTCGAGGACCGCGATGCCTTCTGGCGCACGCTTTCCCACTATCCCCAGGTGCAAGCGGTGCTGTTCGGTCACGCGCATCAGGCGTGGGCTCGCACCGTGGCTTGCGCTGGGCACAGCGTTGAGGTCTACGGCTGTCCGGCGGCGGCGGACCAGTTTCTGCCTCGCGCGGTTCACTTCGCCGTGGACGCCGAGGCCAGCCCCGGCTATCGGGTGATGACGCTTGGCGAGGGCGAGCTGGAAACTCGGCTGGAGCGCGTTGCGGTGGCAAAAGCGTCGGCCTGA
- a CDS encoding App1 family protein, giving the protein MKQGLRRVTYFFKRLAHVAASPVRRDNGRGGVVVHPYRGYGSRDEAFVMGRVYRQLALGRMIPRRGALRDIADVARRILRRGVKRAGVEVRLGDNHRQVVTDRDGYFNVRLPLESPLPVEVSWHRADIAVSTAAGRLEHTHTEVYVPAEATDLLVISDIDDTVMFTGVAEKLKMLYRLFVKTAERRTAFPGVAALYQALHRGADGKLERPILYVSRGPWAIYEMLEAFFQLNRIPVGPILFLREWGLSWRHPWPRRATDHKRDLIERMLGLFDDVPCVLIGDSGQHDPEVYTEIVKAHPGRIAAIYIRRVDNNPDRETAINRLREELSGSDCELILAADSLKMARHAHHRGFISAHGRDAVRRSVCSHPETVDSADVAESERG; this is encoded by the coding sequence ATGAAACAGGGCCTGCGACGCGTTACGTATTTTTTCAAGCGGCTGGCCCACGTGGCGGCGTCGCCGGTGCGCCGGGACAACGGCCGCGGCGGGGTGGTGGTTCACCCCTACCGGGGTTACGGCTCCCGGGACGAGGCGTTTGTCATGGGGCGAGTGTATCGCCAGCTGGCGCTGGGGCGGATGATCCCCCGGCGCGGCGCGCTGCGCGATATCGCCGACGTCGCCCGGCGGATACTGCGTCGGGGGGTCAAGCGTGCCGGGGTGGAGGTGCGCCTGGGCGACAACCATCGCCAGGTGGTCACCGACCGCGACGGCTATTTCAACGTGCGCCTGCCGCTGGAGTCACCGCTACCCGTGGAGGTTTCCTGGCACCGGGCGGATATTGCAGTGAGCACCGCCGCTGGCCGTCTGGAGCACACTCATACGGAGGTCTATGTTCCCGCCGAGGCAACCGATCTGCTGGTGATCAGCGATATCGACGACACGGTGATGTTCACCGGCGTGGCCGAGAAGCTCAAGATGCTCTACCGGCTGTTTGTCAAAACGGCCGAGCGGCGCACGGCGTTTCCCGGGGTCGCGGCGCTGTATCAGGCGCTGCACCGGGGCGCAGACGGCAAGCTGGAGCGGCCGATTCTCTACGTCTCCCGAGGGCCCTGGGCGATCTATGAAATGCTCGAGGCGTTTTTCCAGCTCAACCGCATTCCCGTGGGTCCGATCCTGTTTCTGCGCGAGTGGGGGCTCTCCTGGCGCCATCCCTGGCCGCGTCGCGCCACCGATCACAAGCGCGATCTCATCGAGCGCATGCTCGGACTGTTCGACGACGTGCCCTGCGTGCTGATCGGCGACAGCGGCCAGCACGACCCGGAAGTCTACACCGAGATTGTCAAGGCCCACCCCGGGCGTATCGCCGCGATCTATATCCGCCGGGTGGATAATAACCCTGACCGCGAAACCGCCATCAACCGGCTACGCGAGGAGCTTTCCGGCAGCGACTGCGAGCTGATACTCGCCGCCGACAGCCTCAAAATGGCGCGCCACGCCCACCACCGGGGGTTTATTTCGGCCCACGGCCGCGACGCCGTGAGGCGCAGCGTTTGCAGCCACCCTGAAACCGTCGACAGCGCAGACGTTGCCGAAAGCGAGCGTGGCTAG
- the cmoB gene encoding tRNA 5-methoxyuridine(34)/uridine 5-oxyacetic acid(34) synthase CmoB: protein MAQPSTLPDDQRALYQAFLDQGLTVWLSRLPAQLEKGLDRRRHGDLPQWEKAVAKLPALPDERRVTLDESTVRVDLDLDDSRRRQCESLLKKLMPWRKGPYSLGGIEIDTEWRSDWKWQRVAPHLASLEGRRVLDVGGGSGYHAWRMAGAGAAFALVIDPSPRFYWQFQAVRHFVGDADGGRTHFLPVGIEDVPDNLGFFDTVFSMGVLYHRPSPLEHLQQLKDALAPGGELVLETLVVEGDERTVMLPGSRYAAMPNVYFLPSSAALCHWLERCGFDNARVVDEGLTTLDEQRATEWMTYQSLADFLDPDDRTRTLEGYPAPRRAVVIADRPR, encoded by the coding sequence ATGGCTCAACCGTCCACGCTGCCCGACGACCAGCGCGCGCTCTACCAGGCGTTTCTCGACCAGGGGCTGACGGTGTGGCTTTCGCGGCTGCCCGCGCAGCTGGAAAAAGGCCTGGACCGGCGCCGCCACGGCGACCTGCCCCAGTGGGAGAAGGCCGTGGCCAAGCTGCCGGCGCTCCCGGATGAGCGCCGAGTCACGCTTGACGAGAGCACCGTGCGCGTGGATCTCGACCTCGACGATAGCCGCCGGCGCCAGTGCGAAAGCCTGCTGAAAAAGCTTATGCCCTGGCGGAAAGGGCCGTATTCGCTCGGCGGCATCGAAATTGATACCGAATGGCGCTCGGACTGGAAATGGCAGCGCGTGGCTCCGCATCTGGCCTCGCTCGAGGGGCGCCGGGTGCTCGACGTGGGCGGCGGCAGCGGCTACCACGCCTGGCGCATGGCCGGCGCCGGTGCAGCGTTCGCGCTGGTGATCGACCCCTCGCCGCGGTTTTACTGGCAGTTTCAGGCGGTGCGCCACTTTGTCGGCGACGCCGACGGCGGCCGCACCCACTTTCTGCCCGTGGGCATCGAGGACGTGCCGGACAACCTGGGCTTTTTCGACACGGTGTTTTCCATGGGCGTGCTCTATCACCGCCCCTCGCCCCTTGAACACCTTCAGCAGCTCAAAGACGCGCTGGCCCCCGGCGGCGAGCTGGTGCTGGAAACCCTGGTGGTGGAAGGCGACGAGCGCACCGTCATGCTGCCCGGCAGCCGCTACGCGGCGATGCCCAACGTCTATTTTCTGCCCTCGTCCGCCGCACTTTGCCACTGGCTTGAGCGCTGCGGGTTTGACAACGCCAGAGTCGTCGATGAAGGGCTGACCACGCTTGACGAACAGCGCGCCACCGAGTGGATGACCTATCAGTCGCTGGCCGATTTCCTCGACCCTGACGACCGCACCCGCACCCTGGAGGGCTACCCGGCGCCGCGCCGGGCGGTGGTCATTGCCGACAGGCCGCGCTAG
- the cmoA gene encoding carboxy-S-adenosyl-L-methionine synthase CmoA, whose product MSDASYRDAIFSTPLDRVARFSFDEKVVACFPDMIRRSVPGYGQVLGMLGLIAERHLRHGARVYDLGCSLGAGGLALAGALPPGAFDYVGLDLSPAMVERARHTFADECPEHAMQVEVADIREVDYAPAGMIMLNFTLQFLPPEDRDALLARLYRALEPGGVLVLSEKTVDADEYDNAWRVERYHDFKRANGYSDMEISQKRTALENVLVPDTLEAHHARLERSGFARSLTWFQYLNFASMIAFKEG is encoded by the coding sequence ATGAGTGATGCATCTTACCGTGACGCCATCTTTTCGACACCCCTTGACCGGGTGGCGCGGTTTTCCTTCGACGAGAAAGTCGTGGCGTGCTTTCCCGACATGATTCGCCGCTCGGTGCCCGGCTACGGTCAGGTGCTGGGCATGCTGGGACTCATCGCCGAGCGCCACCTGCGCCACGGCGCCCGGGTCTACGACCTGGGCTGCTCGCTCGGCGCCGGCGGGCTGGCGCTTGCCGGCGCCCTGCCGCCGGGCGCCTTCGACTACGTGGGTCTCGATCTTTCCCCGGCCATGGTCGAGCGCGCCCGACACACCTTTGCCGACGAATGCCCCGAGCACGCCATGCAGGTGGAGGTCGCCGACATCCGCGAAGTGGACTACGCCCCGGCGGGCATGATCATGCTCAACTTCACCCTGCAGTTTCTTCCCCCGGAAGACCGCGACGCCCTGCTCGCCCGGCTGTATCGGGCACTCGAGCCCGGCGGCGTGCTGGTGCTCTCGGAAAAGACCGTGGACGCCGACGAGTACGACAACGCCTGGCGGGTGGAGCGCTATCACGACTTCAAACGCGCCAACGGCTACAGCGACATGGAAATCAGCCAGAAGCGCACCGCGCTCGAGAACGTGCTGGTGCCGGACACCCTGGAAGCCCACCACGCCCGCCTTGAGCGCTCGGGCTTTGCCCGCTCGCTGACCTGGTTTCAGTACCTCAACTTTGCCTCGATGATCGCCTTCAAGGAGGGCTAG
- the pgi gene encoding glucose-6-phosphate isomerase, with product MVEAAATTPDRLPAWQALLRHAEAYKHSHVAALLTAKGQEHRFARFSRRVAGLTLDLSKQRWDDDTLDQLLTLAREAGVPEAIESLLSGQRINQSENRPALHTALRLPAGATLEVEGEDVVGAVQESLSRMETLVKRLHAGQWRGATGKPIRRVVNLGVGGSDLGPQMVTHALADFRPDDIHRLKIHFASTMDGSQLVDYLSRLDPETTLFVLSSKSFTTVDTLSNAGTARDWLISRLTDKGVAPVSAELIIRQHFIGVSARPEKMTAWGIAPAHQLRFWEWVGGRYSLWGTIGLPIALVIGMANFRRLLAGAHAMDDHFARANLEDNAPVMLALAGIWNVNFLDIRAHSILPYDGRLEYFSAYLEQLEMESNGKSVTRHGEAAEYSTCPVLWGQLGPNAQHAFYQLLHQGTQPVACDFIAPLTRYDDVKDAETRRLLQSQHRLTLANCFAQSRLLMLGDEAIDDEAPRPAHKRYRGNQPSTTVLLDRLTPEILGSLIALYEHKVFVQATIWGINPFDQWGVELGKQIAGQTQQILEGDAEPDGMDASTRGLMEAFWAAGGGPAE from the coding sequence ATGGTTGAAGCCGCAGCGACAACGCCCGACCGACTGCCCGCCTGGCAGGCGCTTTTGCGCCACGCCGAGGCGTACAAACACAGCCACGTGGCAGCGCTTTTGACCGCAAAGGGGCAGGAGCATCGCTTTGCCCGCTTCAGCCGTCGGGTGGCCGGGCTGACGCTGGATCTTTCCAAGCAGCGCTGGGACGACGACACGCTGGACCAGCTGCTGACGCTGGCCCGGGAGGCCGGCGTGCCCGAGGCCATCGAAAGCTTGCTCAGCGGCCAGCGGATAAACCAGAGCGAAAACCGCCCGGCGCTGCATACCGCGCTGCGCCTGCCGGCCGGGGCGACGCTCGAGGTAGAGGGCGAGGACGTGGTGGGCGCGGTACAGGAAAGCCTTTCCCGGATGGAAACCCTGGTCAAGCGGCTGCACGCGGGGCAGTGGCGGGGGGCGACGGGCAAGCCCATTCGCCGGGTCGTCAACCTGGGCGTGGGCGGCTCCGACCTGGGGCCGCAGATGGTGACCCACGCGCTGGCTGACTTTCGCCCCGACGATATTCATCGGCTGAAGATCCACTTTGCCTCGACCATGGACGGCTCCCAGCTGGTGGACTATCTCAGCCGGCTGGATCCGGAAACCACGCTGTTCGTGCTGTCATCGAAGTCGTTTACCACGGTGGATACGCTGTCCAACGCCGGTACCGCCCGGGACTGGCTGATTTCGCGCCTCACGGACAAGGGTGTGGCGCCCGTCAGCGCCGAGCTGATCATTCGCCAGCACTTCATCGGCGTTTCGGCCCGCCCGGAGAAAATGACTGCCTGGGGGATCGCCCCGGCCCATCAGCTGCGTTTCTGGGAGTGGGTTGGCGGGCGCTACTCGCTGTGGGGCACCATCGGGCTGCCCATCGCGCTGGTCATCGGCATGGCCAATTTCCGCCGCCTGCTGGCCGGCGCTCACGCCATGGACGATCATTTCGCCCGTGCCAACCTGGAAGACAACGCCCCGGTCATGCTCGCCCTGGCCGGTATCTGGAACGTCAACTTTCTGGATATCCGCGCCCATTCGATTCTGCCCTACGACGGCCGGCTGGAGTATTTCTCGGCGTATCTGGAACAGCTGGAAATGGAGTCCAACGGCAAGTCGGTGACCCGTCACGGCGAGGCCGCCGAGTATTCCACCTGCCCGGTGCTTTGGGGACAGCTGGGGCCCAACGCCCAGCACGCCTTTTACCAGCTGCTCCATCAGGGCACTCAGCCGGTAGCCTGCGACTTCATCGCGCCGCTTACGCGCTATGACGACGTCAAGGACGCCGAAACCCGCCGGCTGCTTCAGTCCCAGCATCGGCTGACGCTGGCCAACTGCTTTGCCCAGTCACGGCTTTTGATGCTGGGCGACGAGGCCATCGACGACGAGGCGCCGCGCCCGGCGCACAAGCGCTATCGCGGCAACCAGCCCTCGACCACGGTGCTGCTGGATCGCCTGACGCCGGAAATTCTGGGCTCGTTGATCGCCCTTTACGAGCACAAGGTGTTCGTTCAGGCAACGATCTGGGGCATCAACCCCTTTGACCAGTGGGGCGTGGAGCTGGGCAAGCAGATTGCCGGGCAGACCCAGCAGATTCTGGAAGGCGATGCCGAGCCCGACGGCATGGACGCCTCGACCCGGGGGCTGATGGAAGCCTTCTGGGCGGCGGGCGGCGGCCCGGCCGAATGA
- a CDS encoding NAD(P)(+) transhydrogenase (Re/Si-specific) subunit beta encodes MLGQQFVTAAAIAASVLFILSLGGLSNQEKAKRAVWYGIVGMAIAVVFTALGPGVGGFGWLIPLVIIGGAIGAYIARRVDMTQMPQLVAALHSFVGLAAVFVGFNADLERRRVLASQTLRSASDEFSAFAALVAEKTPAELTFLQIEVVLGIFIGAVTFTGSVIAFGKLAGKVDGKPRQFPGGHLLNAAAAAASLLLAVAYINGAGFWTLLLLALLAFFIGWHLIMGIGGADMPVVVSMLNSYSGWAAAAIGFTLSSDLLIVTGALVGSSGAILSYIMCKAMNRKFLNVILGGFGGSQGPAAEIEGEQIAIDSAGVAGALNDADSVIIVPGYGMAVAQAQNAVSDLVRKLRDAGKEVRFGIHPVAGRLPGHMNVLLAEARVPYDIVLEMDEINDDFASTDVVIVIGSNDIVNPAAQEDPNSPIAGMPVLKVWEAKNVFVSKRGQGTGYSGIENPLFFKENTRMFYGDARESVESLLPQLD; translated from the coding sequence ATGCTAGGACAACAGTTCGTCACGGCCGCCGCCATTGCGGCCAGTGTCTTGTTCATCCTGTCCCTAGGCGGGCTGAGCAATCAGGAAAAAGCCAAGCGCGCGGTGTGGTACGGCATCGTCGGCATGGCCATTGCGGTGGTGTTCACCGCGCTCGGGCCCGGCGTGGGCGGTTTTGGCTGGCTGATACCGCTGGTCATTATCGGCGGCGCGATCGGCGCCTACATCGCCAGGCGGGTCGACATGACCCAGATGCCGCAGCTGGTGGCGGCGCTCCACTCCTTTGTGGGTCTGGCGGCGGTGTTTGTCGGCTTCAACGCCGACCTGGAGCGTCGGCGGGTGCTGGCCAGCCAGACGCTTCGCAGCGCCAGCGATGAATTCTCCGCCTTTGCCGCCCTGGTCGCGGAAAAAACCCCGGCCGAGCTGACCTTTCTGCAGATCGAGGTCGTGCTGGGCATCTTCATCGGCGCGGTAACCTTCACCGGTTCGGTGATCGCCTTCGGCAAGCTTGCCGGCAAGGTCGACGGCAAGCCCCGGCAGTTTCCCGGCGGCCACCTGCTCAACGCCGCCGCCGCCGCCGCATCCCTGCTGCTGGCGGTGGCTTATATCAACGGCGCAGGCTTCTGGACGCTTCTGCTGCTGGCGCTTCTCGCCTTCTTCATCGGCTGGCATTTGATCATGGGCATCGGCGGCGCCGACATGCCGGTGGTGGTCTCCATGCTCAACAGCTACTCCGGCTGGGCGGCGGCGGCCATCGGCTTTACGCTGTCAAGCGATTTGCTGATCGTCACCGGCGCCCTGGTGGGTTCCTCGGGTGCGATTCTCTCCTACATCATGTGCAAGGCGATGAACCGCAAGTTTCTCAACGTGATTCTCGGCGGCTTCGGCGGCAGCCAGGGCCCGGCAGCCGAAATCGAGGGCGAGCAGATCGCCATCGATTCGGCCGGCGTGGCCGGCGCGCTCAACGACGCCGACAGCGTTATCATCGTGCCGGGCTACGGCATGGCGGTAGCCCAGGCGCAGAACGCGGTGAGCGATCTGGTGCGCAAGCTGCGCGACGCCGGCAAGGAGGTGCGCTTCGGCATTCACCCGGTGGCAGGTCGCCTGCCCGGGCACATGAACGTGCTGCTGGCCGAGGCCAGGGTGCCCTACGATATCGTGCTGGAAATGGACGAGATCAACGACGACTTTGCCTCGACCGACGTGGTGATCGTCATTGGCTCCAACGACATCGTCAACCCGGCGGCCCAGGAGGACCCCAACAGTCCCATCGCCGGCATGCCGGTGCTCAAGGTGTGGGAGGCCAAGAATGTCTTCGTCAGCAAGCGCGGTCAGGGAACCGGCTATTCCGGCATCGAAAACCCGCTGTTCTTCAAGGAGAACACGCGGATGTTCTACGGCGACGCCAGAGAAAGCGTGGAGTCGCTGCTGCCGCAGCTCGACTAG
- a CDS encoding Re/Si-specific NAD(P)(+) transhydrogenase subunit alpha, protein MKIGAPKESTAGEARVALTPDSALQIQKLGHECYLQAGAGEAAGFTDEAYRQAGVTLIEGAEALWQAVDIVIKVREPGDTEAGYLRKDQTLISFFWPAQNEEILERCKATGATVIAMDMVPRISRAQKMDALSSTANIVGYRAVIEAGNQFGRFFTGQVTAAGKVPPARVLVVGAGVAGLAAIGTATGLGAIVRAFDVRPEVAEQIESMGAEFLFLDFEDSQDGSESGGYAEPSSPEFREKQLALFREQAPEIDIVITTALIPGRPAPKLWLEDMVEAMKPGSVVIDLAAERGGNCELTVPDQRIVTDNGVIVAGFTDFPSRMATQASLLYGNNIRHLLTDLTPEKDGRVVHDMEDDVIRGVTVAHQGEITYPPPPPKVKAIAAAKPQPREKEPTPEERQAAEKAAFKKQTQSQVSMLVVGGALMLLLGMVAPPSFMQHFIVFVLACFVGYQVIWNVSHSLHTPLMAVTNAISSIIILGAILQIGSGSVPVALLAGISVLIASTNIFGGFLVTRRMLAMFQKS, encoded by the coding sequence GTGAAAATTGGTGCACCCAAAGAGAGCACGGCCGGTGAGGCGCGCGTGGCGCTCACGCCGGACAGTGCGCTCCAGATACAGAAACTTGGTCACGAATGCTACCTTCAGGCCGGCGCCGGCGAGGCGGCAGGCTTCACCGATGAAGCCTATCGCCAAGCAGGGGTCACTCTGATCGAAGGTGCCGAGGCGCTGTGGCAGGCGGTGGACATCGTGATCAAGGTGCGCGAACCCGGCGACACCGAGGCGGGCTATCTGCGTAAGGACCAGACGCTGATCTCGTTTTTCTGGCCGGCCCAGAACGAGGAGATACTGGAACGCTGCAAGGCAACCGGCGCTACCGTGATCGCCATGGACATGGTGCCGCGTATCTCGCGCGCCCAGAAGATGGATGCCCTGTCGTCCACTGCCAATATCGTCGGCTACCGCGCCGTCATCGAAGCGGGCAATCAGTTTGGCCGCTTCTTTACCGGCCAGGTGACCGCTGCGGGCAAGGTGCCCCCGGCCAGGGTACTGGTGGTAGGCGCCGGCGTCGCCGGGCTTGCCGCCATTGGCACCGCCACCGGCCTGGGGGCCATCGTGCGCGCTTTTGACGTGCGCCCGGAGGTGGCCGAGCAGATCGAGTCCATGGGCGCCGAATTTCTGTTCCTCGACTTTGAAGACAGCCAGGACGGCTCGGAAAGCGGCGGCTATGCCGAGCCGTCAAGCCCCGAGTTTCGTGAAAAGCAGCTGGCGCTGTTCCGCGAGCAGGCACCCGAGATCGACATCGTGATCACCACGGCGCTGATCCCGGGGCGCCCTGCCCCCAAGCTGTGGCTCGAGGACATGGTCGAGGCCATGAAGCCGGGCTCGGTGGTGATCGACCTGGCTGCGGAACGCGGCGGCAACTGCGAGCTCACCGTGCCCGACCAGCGCATTGTCACCGACAACGGCGTGATCGTGGCCGGCTTCACCGACTTCCCGTCGCGCATGGCCACACAGGCCTCGCTGCTCTACGGCAACAATATTCGTCACCTGCTCACCGATCTGACGCCTGAAAAGGACGGCCGGGTCGTGCACGACATGGAAGACGACGTGATCCGCGGCGTCACCGTGGCCCATCAGGGCGAGATCACTTACCCGCCGCCGCCGCCCAAGGTGAAGGCCATCGCCGCGGCCAAACCCCAACCCCGGGAAAAAGAGCCAACCCCCGAAGAAAGGCAGGCCGCTGAAAAAGCCGCCTTCAAAAAGCAGACCCAAAGCCAGGTGTCCATGCTGGTAGTAGGCGGCGCGCTGATGCTGCTGCTGGGCATGGTGGCACCTCCTTCCTTCATGCAGCACTTCATCGTTTTTGTGCTGGCCTGCTTTGTCGGCTACCAGGTGATCTGGAACGTCAGCCACTCCCTGCATACGCCGCTGATGGCGGTGACCAACGCCATTTCCAGCATCATCATTCTGGGGGCGATTCTGCAGATCGGCTCCGGCAGCGTGCCGGTGGCGCTACTGGCCGGCATCTCGGTGCTGATCGCCTCGACCAACATCTTTGGCGGTTTCCTGGTGACGCGGCGCATGCTCGCCATGTTCCAGAAATCCTGA
- a CDS encoding GntR family transcriptional regulator: protein MATEVDRLHLFSATPLEATKGKPLYRVVEEHIRHLVNTGQLVPGDLIPSESQLAKALGVSPGTVKKAITNLVWEQLLFRHQGKGTYISRVDFEKSLFRFFSYGDPEGRSIRIQKKTTERCRQPGPADICRRLGVAEGTELVYIERVGLVGNQPILVEYSWWPATVVPGLENKALHIPDYLYALVLDQYGVPVVRAQETLTADAADARTAEMIDIDKGTPVVVLKRTTYTREDRIIEVRTTKGRADRFSYKTEIR, encoded by the coding sequence ATGGCAACAGAAGTTGACCGTCTACACTTGTTTTCCGCAACGCCGCTCGAGGCCACAAAAGGCAAGCCGCTCTATCGGGTGGTCGAGGAGCATATTCGTCACCTCGTCAATACGGGACAGCTGGTACCGGGGGATCTGATTCCGTCGGAGTCGCAGCTGGCAAAGGCGCTGGGAGTAAGCCCCGGCACTGTCAAGAAGGCCATCACCAATCTGGTCTGGGAGCAGCTGCTGTTCAGACACCAGGGAAAAGGCACCTATATTTCCCGGGTGGACTTCGAGAAGAGCCTCTTTCGCTTTTTCTCCTATGGCGATCCCGAAGGGCGCTCCATCCGCATTCAGAAAAAGACCACCGAGCGCTGCCGCCAGCCCGGCCCCGCCGATATCTGCCGGCGTCTTGGCGTGGCCGAAGGCACCGAGCTGGTCTACATCGAGCGTGTGGGGCTGGTCGGCAACCAGCCGATTCTGGTGGAGTATTCCTGGTGGCCTGCCACCGTAGTGCCGGGCCTCGAGAACAAGGCGCTTCACATTCCCGACTACCTTTACGCTCTCGTCCTGGATCAGTATGGCGTCCCGGTCGTGCGCGCCCAGGAGACGCTCACCGCCGACGCCGCCGACGCCAGGACGGCCGAGATGATCGATATCGACAAGGGCACCCCGGTGGTCGTGCTCAAACGAACAACCTATACCAGGGAGGACCGTATCATCGAGGTGCGAACCACCAAGGGCCGTGCCGATCGCTTCAGCTACAAAACCGAAATTCGCTGA